CTGGCTCCACGGCGTCGACACCGACTTCCGCGTCGCGGTGGAGGAGGAGATCGACCTCGGCGTCTCCGCGCTGTGGGAGCTGAAGCGCATCGCCGCCGCGGGGCGCGCTACGGGGATCCGCGCCCGCGTGCACCTCAAGGCCGACACGGGCCTCAGCCGCAACGGCGCCACCCCGGAGCTCTGGCCCGACCTCGTGCGCGCCGCCGTCGCCGCCGACTCCGCGGGCGAGCTGACCCTGCACGCCCTCTGGTCGCACCTCGCGGACGCGTCTCCCGAGGACGACGACGCCGCGCTCGCCCGCTTCCGCGAGGCCGTGCGCGTGGCCGAGGAGCTGGGCGCGCGTCCGGTCGAGAAGCACCTGGCGGCGAGCTCCGCGGGGATCCGCCTGCCCGCCGCGCGCTTCGACATGGTGCGCTTCGGCATCGCCGTCTACGGCATCTCGCCGTTCGACGACCGCTCCGGCCGCGACCTCGGCCTCATCCCCGCGATGACGCTCGAGGCCGACGTCGTCTCCGTCAAGCGCGTCGAGGCCGGGCACGGCGTCTCGTACGGCCTCGACCACCGCACCGCCGGACCGTCGACGCTCGTGCTCGTGCCGCTCGGGTACGCCGACGGGATCCCGCGCATCGCCGCCCCGCGCGCCTCCGTCCTCCTCAACGGCCGCCGCTTCCCGGTCGCCGGCCGCATCGCCATGGACCAGCTCGTGCTCGACGTCGGCGACCTGCCCGTCGAGGTCGGCGACACCGCGGTGATCCTCGGCCCCGGCGACCGCGGCGAGCCCACCGCCGAGGAGTGGGCCGGCTGGGCCGAGACCATCGGCGACGAGATCGTGACCCGGGTGGGGCCGCGCGTCGACCGCGTGCACCTGCACGAGCGGGCGGACGCCGACGACCCGGACGGCGGAGGCGCCGCCGCCAACGGCGCGACCGCCGAGGTCCTCTCCGACGAGCTCGTCCCCGTCGCCACCACCGACGATATGGAGGAGCTCGGCCGCGCCGTCGCGCGCGAGCTGGGCGCGGGCGACCTCGTCGTCCTGTCCGGCCCGCTGGGCGCCGGCAAGACCACGTTCACGCGCGGGCTCGGCGCCGGCCTCGGCGTGCGCGGCCCCGTCACGAGCCCCACCTTCGTCCTCGCGCGCACGCACCCGAGCCTCGTCGACGGTCCACCGCTCGTGCACGTGGACGCCTACCGCCTGGCCGACGCCCGCGAGCTCGACGACCTCGACATCGACTTCGCGCGCTCCGTCGTGGTGGTCGAGTGGGGCGAGGGCAAGCTCGACGGCGTCGCGGAGGAGTGGTGGGAGCTCGCGATCGCGCGGCCCACGGGTGCGGGGGACGCGGATCCCGACGCGGCCGACGGCGGGCATGACGGCGCCCACGACGCCTCCGACCCGGACGCCGCCCCGGAGGAGCCCCGCACCGTCCGCATCCGGCGGCTCCGCGCGCGCCCCCGCGCCTAGACTCGTCCAGTGCTCCTCGCGATCGACACCTCCGCAGGCACGGGCGTCGCCGTCA
This window of the Clavibacter sepedonicus genome carries:
- the alr gene encoding alanine racemase, producing MTEPASAPASAGPVAPGRRAVIDLDAIRHNVRTLAALAAPARTMVAVKADAYGHGALQVARAALESGAESLAVLDVASAVELRRAGIDARLLAWLHGVDTDFRVAVEEEIDLGVSALWELKRIAAAGRATGIRARVHLKADTGLSRNGATPELWPDLVRAAVAADSAGELTLHALWSHLADASPEDDDAALARFREAVRVAEELGARPVEKHLAASSAGIRLPAARFDMVRFGIAVYGISPFDDRSGRDLGLIPAMTLEADVVSVKRVEAGHGVSYGLDHRTAGPSTLVLVPLGYADGIPRIAAPRASVLLNGRRFPVAGRIAMDQLVLDVGDLPVEVGDTAVILGPGDRGEPTAEEWAGWAETIGDEIVTRVGPRVDRVHLHERADADDPDGGGAAANGATAEVLSDELVPVATTDDMEELGRAVARELGAGDLVVLSGPLGAGKTTFTRGLGAGLGVRGPVTSPTFVLARTHPSLVDGPPLVHVDAYRLADARELDDLDIDFARSVVVVEWGEGKLDGVAEEWWELAIARPTGAGDADPDAADGGHDGAHDASDPDAAPEEPRTVRIRRLRARPRA